AATAAAGTTATGATTACTGGTGAAAGTGCTGATGATGTAGAAATTATTATAAAAAATAACTTACTTAAAGTACGTATGAAAATTGATCGTAGCTTTGACGGAACTAAAACATTTGTAGCTATACATTACACAGATATAAATCTTATTGATGCTAATGAAGGTTCAAAAGTGGTGGGGAACGAGTTGATCACACAAGACAGTATTGAGCTTCGTGCACAAGAAGGGGCGTCTATCATTGTTGGTTTAGATGTCGATAGAGTAACTGTAAGGGCTGTTTCTGGCGGAATTGTAGAAACTAGAGGTAAAGCCAAGTCTCAGGATATTACGCTTAATACAGGCGGTATTTACGAGGGACGTGATTTTGAAACTAAAAACACGACGGTTAAAGTAAGAGCTGCAGGAGAAGCAGAAGTAAAAGCAAGTAATTCTGTGGATGCACGTATTACTGCAGGTGGAACCATAGATATCTACGGAAACCCTAATACGGTTACCAAAAAACAAACTTTTGGTGGTAAGATTAGAGTAAGAGAGAATTAGTAAAATCTCATCGAGTATAAGTTCAAAAAAGCCTAAAAATATATTTGAGGCTTTTTTTATTTGTAGCTATAGTACTATGTGTTAAGTAAATATTTTCTTTACTTTGTAATAAACTCAACTAAAATCAATGTTCGACGATATACTTACAGCTATTCCTTTTGGTATTATTCTTTCTTTTACCGTAGGACCTGTTTTTTTCGTATTATTAGAAACTAGTGCCACTAAAGGGGCTAGAAGTGCATTAATCTTTGATGCTGGGGTTATTTTTGCCGATATTTTATTTATTCTTGTTGCTTTCTTTAGTACTGAAAAACTGGTTGGTAAAATAGAAAATGATCCTAATTTTATCATTTTTGGTGGGGTGTTGTTAGTAGTCTACGGATTAATATCGTTTATAAAAACATCTAGATCGTTTCGATCTATAGTGAAAGAGTATCACAAAGTAGAAATTCAGAAAGATTACGGTAAACTTTTTATAAAAGGGTTTCTACTAAACTTTATTAACATTGGTGTGTTACTAGGATGGTTAGGATTTATAGTTCTTGCTAATAAAATTACAACCTCAGAAAACGGAGTTATAGTGTTTATAACTACTATGATTGTATCTTATTTTGTAACAGATTTATTCAAAATTGTTGCTGCAAAACGTCTAAAAAATAAACTAACACCTAGATTAATTTTTAAAACTAAAAAGATAATAGCTTTAGTTATTTTAGGATTTGGTATTTTAATATTAGCCCAAGGATTTTTTCCAGAAGAAAAAGAAAAGCTTAAAGAAAGATTTGAGCAGATTAATCCATTATAAATAGTTTATTTTTTGAATACTATACAATCTAAAACATTCGGATTATTACTTCGTGTTTGTATCTCGGTTTTATTACTGGGGGCTTTGTTTAAAATAATGCATTGGCCTTATGGGACTATAGTAATGCTACTATCCATTTCTGGAATTTTAATATTGTATCCGCTTAGATTTTATTTTATTACAGAAAAATCGACTATGGATTATGTTAAATTAGCACTAGTCGTATTATGGTGTTTAAATTATTTAACTAAGGTATTTCACCTGTATCAACTGCCTCTATTTTTTAATATTGTATTACTGCTACTGTTTATCTGGTGGTTTATTAACGAAGGCGGAACTGGACTTAGTTTTAGAAATATTAAGATTAAAGGTGTTTTAAAACTGTTTTATATTGCTATAGTAATTTTCGCTTTTGGTTGTATTGTATTGGGTGCTTTATTTAAAATCCAACATTGGCCTTACAGTAATTTATTATTTGTGATAGGAGTGACGCTCACTTCAATTTTAGTGACTGTAGATCATTTTGTAAGAGCCTAACATAATAGCATGGCTAAAACACAATATCATATTTATGTCGTCGAGTTATCTAAAAAAGTATTCAGTCAGAATACTAAGTTTAGAATAGCTAATCCGCAATTTAATGGCGTTTTAGAGTGTTTATATGTTGGTATGACTAGCAAAACACCTAAAGAACGATTTTTACAGCATAAAACAGGTTATATTAATAAAAAAGGACATAAACTATCGTCTAACATTGTTGAAAAATATGGCTCTTATCTAAGACCCAGCTTATATAATCACATTGGACCAATAAGTACTAGAGCAGAAGCTTTAAAAATGGAAGAAACTTTAGCTTTAGAGTTAAGACGACAACGGTATGCGGTTTGGTTTAATTAATTACTAATAGTCATTGCCAGGGACGAAGCAATCTCATACTAATTATCTTTTATTGCGATACAAACTAATTAAAATTGATATTGTTCCATAACATCAACAATTGCCACTTATAGCCCCATATTTCAACAATCAATGTTAAAAACTTTGAGAAAATTTAGGGTAAACTAGCTTTTTATATGTTAGATTAATTACAATCTTTGCTGAGGAGCGGAGAGAGTCTCAACTAGGTGCATAAATAAAAAAAGTCAAGAGGTACGAACTCTTGACTATTTTAATCAGCTTAATTATTAATTTAAAACACACGCGACGTATGTATTATACAATATTTCAACTGGTAATTTCTTTTGCCATGTTAGTAATGGCTATTTTAACTTATTTTAAAAGAAAAAATTAAAATTATTTTAACCTTAAAAGACGTGCTTTATGTACGTCTTTTATATTTTGTACACTACAAATGTACAAAATTTAAGTACATTTTAAGTTTTTTTGTATCCACAGATTATTAACAATTTTTGTGGATCTTCATTTTAGTATGTTTGTTTAAGTAGTTATAATTTAAAATACTACCCCTTTAAATAATATTTAAAACAAGACATAAAAAAAAGCGCTACTTATAAAGTAACGCTTTCTTGAGGTGTCGAGCGGATTCGAACCGCTGTAGATGGTGTTGCAGACCACTGCCTAGCCGCTCGGCCACGACACCCTTAATAGAACAGCAAATATAAAAATAATTACCGTTTTACCCTATTTCTGTTAGTTTTTTCTTTTTTCCGTCAATTCTATGGTAACCATCTGTACGTCACCACCAATTGGAGGATTTATTTTACTTACAGCCACTGTTGCTACAGTAATTAATTTGTCTTCTTTAAAAATACGGTCTAAAATACGCTTAGCAACATGTTCTAAAAGTGCACTTGGTGTCGCCATTTCTTCAACAACAACTTTGTTTAAAAATACATAATCAACTGTATCTTCTAAGTTATCTGATGCTGTACTTTTCTGTAAGTCTGCTTTTACTTTTAAATTTACTAAGTATTCACTTCCTATAGCAGTTTCTTCTTTTAAACAACCATGATGAGCAGTTACACGTATATTTTCAACTTTAATTATTCCCATTTTCTATAAAATTTTGAGCAAAAATACCTAAAATAGTACCTTACTAAATTTTTAAAGTGCGGTTAAATTCATTTCAGCTAAAAAATAACTAATTTTACAGCTTATAGTTAAATTGGTATTAGACCAATAATCTGTTAAAGTAAAGCACAAATACATATGTCTGAAGATAAAAAAGCACTTAATTTTTTAGAGCAAATAATAGAAGAAGATTTAACCAATGGTTTGGATCAGAACAACCTTCGTTTTAGATTTCCACCAGAACCTAATGGCTATTTACATATTGGTCATACTAAAGCTATAGGTATTAGTTTTGGTTTAGGTGAAAAATATAATGCTCCTGTTAACTTACGTTTTGACGATACTAATCCGGCTAAAGAAGAGCAGGAGTATGTGGACGCTATTAAGGAAGATATTTCTTGGTTAGGTTATCAATGGGCAGAAGAACGCTACTCTTCAGATTATTTTCAGATTTTATTTGATTGGGCAGTGCAGTTAATAAAAGATGGTAAAGCGTATGTAGATTCTCAATCTTCAAAAGCTATGGCAGAACAAAAAGGAACACCAACACAACCAGGTGTTGATGGTCCTAACAGAGATAGATCTGTGGAAGAGAACTTAAACCTTTTTATGCGTATGAAAAATGGCGAGTTTGATGAAGGAGAACATATTTTACGTGCTAAAATAGACATGCAACATCCAAATATGTTAATGCGGGATCCATTAATGTATCGTATTTTAAAAAAAGCGCATCACAGGACAGGAGACGATTGGTGTATTTATCCAATGTATGACTGGACACATGGTGAGAGTGATTATATCGAGCAAATTTCGCACAGTTTATGTTCACTAGAGTTTAATCCACACAGAGAGCTTTACGATTGGTTTAAGGAGCAAGTGTATACTTATGGTAAAGACACGTATCCAATGCAACCTAAACAACGTGAGTTTGCACGTTTAAACCTTAGTTACACGATAATGAGTAAGCGTAAGCTACTTAAATTGGTAGAAGAAGGTATTGTAAACGGTTGGGACGATCCACGTATGCCTACAATTTCTGGGTTACGTCGTCGTGGTTTTACACCAGACTCAATCAAAAAATTTATTGATACTGTTGGTGTAGCAAAACGTGATAATATTATTGATGTTGCGCTTTTAGAATTTTGTATCCGTGAAGATTTAAATAAAAAAGCACCTCGTGTAATGGCGGTTTTAGAGCCATTAAAAGTGGTCATTACAAACTACCCGGAAGATAAAGAGGAATGGTTTGAAGCAGAAAATAATCAAGAAGATGAGTCTGCAGGGTTTAGAAAAGTGCCTTTTTCTAGAGAAATTTATATTGAAAAAGAAGATTTTAAAGAAGAAGCAAGTAGTCAATTTTTTAGACTAAAATTAGGTGGAGAAGTACGTCTTAAAAATGCCTACATTATTAAAGCAGATGGCGTTGTTAAAGATGCAGATGGAAACGTTACCGAAGTACATTGTACCTATTCTGACGATACAGAACGCCGTATTAAAGGAACATTACATTGGGTAAGTATTAAACATGCAGTTAAAGCTGAGGTTAGAGAATACGATAGATTATTTTTAGACGAAGCACCAGATAGTCATGAGGATAAAGATTTTATGGAATTTATAAATCCTAAATCTTTAAAAATTATTGAAGCATTTGTAGAGCCAAGTTTAACAGAATCTAAAGTAGGAGAGCAGTTTCAGTTTCAACGTTTAGGGTATTTTAATGTTGATAAAGATTCTAAAGCGGAAGCTTTAGTATTTAATAAAACAGTTGGTTTACGTGATAGTTGGGCAAAACAAAAGCCAAAAACAACCGCTCAGGATACCCAACAAAAACAACCACAACAGAATAATAGACCGGCAATTGAACAAATTAAATCATATGGTAAAAAGTATGATAGAATGAAGCCAGAACAACAAGATAAGGCTAAAGCCGAAATACAAGCACTAGCAAAAGAAGTGGCTTATCAAGATTTGGAACCTTTGTTTGGTACGTCTGTTAAAAAGACCGGAACACGTGTTATTACTATGATAACTTTAGGGGTCTTATTAGCGAACGGTTTAGATAAAAACCAGGCTATCGAGGACTTTATTAACAAAGCTTTAGAAGATAAAAACGAATTATTAGTTAACGAAGCTAAAGCAATTATGTAATTATTTTTAAACCCTTTAAAGGGCGTTTTTACATTAATAAACTGCTTTATTACATCTAAAACGATATCAAGTATATTCGGTTTTTCATTTATAATGCGTACTAAAAAATATTTTTTATGTTTGAGATTGTTATAATAGCAGTGTTTGTTTTTTTATTAATTATTTTTAATAAGTTAAAGTCTGGTTTTGTAGAATTACAAGAGAGTAATAAAACCTTAAATGATAATATTAAAGTCTTAAATTCTAAGATTAATGGACTTTCTAAATTGGTTTCTCAAGAAGAGTATAAAACACCATTTTATGAAGGAGAAACTGATATTGTAGCAGAATCAGAATCAGAACCAGAACTGGAGCCAGAAGTTCCAATGTATTCGGATCCTATACCAGAGGTTATAGAAGAGGTTATTAAGGAAACGGAATCGGAAAAGGTTACTATATTAAGTACAGCAGATACAGTTAATAGTTATACTGCAGAACGTGATATAGCTTCAGAGTATGTTGTTAGTGAAAAAGAAGAAGAGGAAGAAGAAGAAGCGATTGTACAACCTCCAAAACAAGCCTTTTGGGAACGTTTTAAAGAAAAGAACCCTGATTTAGAAAAGTTTATTGGCGAGAATTTAATTAATAAACTCGGTATTTTAATCCTTGTTTTAGGGATTAGCTACTTTGTAAAATTTGCTATTGATAAGGACTGGATTAACGAGCCGGCTAGAGTTGGTATAGGCGTTTTATGTGGGACTTTAGTGATGTTTATTGCTAATAAATTACGTAAGAATTATGCCGCATTTAGCTCGGTTTTAGTAGCAGGAGCCATTGCTATTTTTTACTTTACCATTGCTATTGCTTTTCATGAATACAAACTTTTTGGTCAAGAAGTAGCGTTTGCTATTATGGTTGTTATTACCATTTTTAGTTGTTTGGTATCCTTATCGTATAACAGAATGGAGTTAGCTGTTTTAGCACTAATTGGTGGTTTTGCAGTGCCTTTTATGATCAGTACAGGATCAGGTAATTATGTCGTCCTTTTTACTTACATCATAATATTAAATATTGGGATAACGCTATTAGCTTTTTATAAAAAGTGGCGTTTGGTTAATACACTTGCATTTATTTTTACTATTGTGTTGTTTGGAGGTTGGTTTATAAAAGATAACCATAGCGAATCGCCTCATTATTTAGGGACACTTTTATTTGCATTTGCATTTTACTTGATATTTGTTGTAACAAACATTATAAATAATTTAAAAACTAAAGCTGTATTTACTAAAGGGCAATTAGTGATGTTGTTTGCTTCAACTGTATTCTTTTTTACCGTAGGTATGGTAACTCTAAATGATTATCATCCAGAATTTAGGGGATTATTTACTACTGGTTTGGCATTACTTAATTTATTTTTCGCTTGGTTTTTATTCAAAAAATTTAAGCTTGATAAAGTTGCAGTGTATATGCTTATAGGTTTAACGCTAACGTTTATCACGCTAGCCATTCCTATTCAGTTTCAAGGTAATTATATTACATTATTTTGGGCAGCAGAAGCAGTGTTATTAATGTGGTTAGCAAAAAAATCTAATATTGGTAGTTATCGCTTTGCTTCCGTAATAGTTCATGGATTATCTATTTTAAGTCTAGTTATAGATTGGAGTCAAAAATATCATGACGAGGCTGTTTTAAACATTGTATTTAATCCCATTTTTGGAACAGGAATTTTTGTTGTGGCAACAATAGTATTTGTGTACTTTTTACTTAAAAAAGAAACCGTACGTATTCCATTGTTACAGTTTGTATTTGATGCGGTTACATACCGTAAAATTGCTTTAATTTCTGGAGTGGTCTTGTTGTATATTGTAGGACTTTTTGAATCCTTTTTCCAAGCAGTATATCATATAGAGCATTGGAATTCGGCTTTAGCAATACCTGCGGTGTATCATTTATTGTTTACGGCGGTAGTAGCATTTGTGTTATTCCTATCAAAAAAGGAATTCAATTTAAAAATAGCCAATAGTATGGCATGTGTAAATATCATTCTTTTTGTGTTTGTATTCTTAGGTTTACCATTTTTGGAACATACCGAGTATATAGGAGGAGAAAGCACTTATCAAATTGCATTTTATTTACATTATGTAATGTTAGCTTTAACATTGTTTTTTGCTGTATTGGTATACCGCTCTAATAAAAACAACGTTGTATTTAGCTTTTTTAAACACAAAGCCTTTATTTGGGTGGCAGCGTTTGTATTAATTTTTATGGCTAGTAGAGAAGTATTATTGCATGGCTTAAAACTACTTTTAGAACCAATACAATCTCAAAACATAGCTGTGTATAGTGAGATTGCTATGACTACTGAAAAAATTGTTAAAACCTCATTTCCTGTGTTATGGGGAGTATTAGCATTTATATTCCTAATTTTAGGTATTAAAAAGCAAATTAAAAGTATTAGAATCATTGCTTTAGTACTTTTAGGAATTACTATTGTTAAGTTATTTACTTATGATATAAACAATATCTCTGAAACAGGTAAAATAATTGCCTTTATACTACTTGGCGTTTTAATCCTTATTATTTCATTTGTATATCAAAAGTTAAGAGTGCTAGTTATAGATGATACTAAAGACCCTATAAATGAAGATGAAGATTAAACTTTTATTGGCATTAGCATGTGTTAATGTAACGATTGCTCAAAATACAACAGGTGTTTTAGAGACTGTCGAGACTGATGGATTGTACGAAATACAATTACCAAATCAGATCCGTTCTTTTTCTAATAGAAATTTGAGTGATTTTAGAATATTAGATGCTAAAGGGAAAGAAGTACCCTATTTTATTCGTGAAAAAAGTAGCCATTTAACAACCAGCGAATATGTGCCATTTGAGCTGGTTTCAAAAGAAACTTTAAAAGACACAAGCACTACTATTGTGTTTAATAACCCATTTAAAGTTATTGAGGATATTGTTTTCTCTATAGCCAACTATTCAGGATCTAAAAGTTTTAAAATATCTGGGAGTAATGATGGTGTAGAATGGTTTGGAGTACTTAATTCTGGACGTTTATCTAATTTGGAGGGTACTAACAGTGTTAGTGTTGATAAAGCTATTAGAGTGCCTAGTTGTAGTTATAAATATTTAAAAATAATAGTGAATGATGTTGGTTCTTTACCTATTAATATTTTAAAGATTGGTGGTTATGCTAATGCTATTACTAATAGAGCATTGCAAAAGGTAAATACAGCATCAGTTACTACTGTCCAATTAAGTGAAGAGAAGACTACTCAAATTCATATTAAATTTAAGAATAAAGAGATTTTAAATCAAGTTGAATTTAATGTTTTAGCTCCAGACTATTTTAATCGTGATGTGATTATTTATAAGAAGGTAACGCGGGTTATAAAAAAGAAGGAAGAAACGTATAAGCAACGACTAGCTAGTTTTCAATTAAATTCCGATTCGCCAACCAATTTTAATATCCAAGAGATTTTTGAGAATGATATTTTTATTGAAATTGAAAATAAGGATAGTAACCATTTAGTGTTCGAGGGTATTAACTTTTTTCAAAAACCATTGTATGTTATTACAACTTTAAAAGCTAATGCTAGTTATACTATAACAACAGGTAGTGACACTATCAAGGCACCAGAATATGATTTATCTTTTTTTAGACATAATATTTCTGAAAATTTACCGCGTGTACAAATTAAAAACGTTGTAAAACAAGACGCTGAGGAAGTAGCGAAACAAATCCCTTCGTTTTGGCAACAATCGTGGTTTATGTGGGCTTGTATTTCAATTACGGGTCTTTTTATTTTATTTTTCACCTCAAGTTTAGTGAAGGATTTAAAAAAAGATTAACGGGTGTAAAATAAGTGTTACGTCCTACTAGAATGAAGTGTTTTTTGTGCTAATCTTAATATTAAATAGTTTTAAAATATAATAAATGTTGAAACACTTAAAAGCACTAATTTTTCTTTTTTTTATTTGTATTCAATATACAAACGCACAAGACTACCCTATCATTTCTGATATGGTAACAGATAATGGTGCTATTTTTAGTAATGAAGAGGCAGAATTATTACGACAAAAATTAGTGTCTTACGAGGTTAAATCTTCTCACGAAATTGTAGTGTTAACCATTCCAGGGTTAGATGGAGATAGTATTGAAAACTACGCGTATTATGTATTTAACGAAGAGGGTAATAATTTTGGAAAAGAAGGTATTGATAATGGTATTTTAATATTAATTTCTCCAAATGATAGAAAGGTTAGGATAGAGGTTGGGGATGGTTTAGAACATATAATTACAGATGCTTTTTCATCTAGAGTTATTAGGGAGGAACTAACACCTTTATTTAAACAAGGACGTTATTTTGAAGGTGTGGATGCGGCGACATCACAGCTTATTAAATTAATAGACGATCCTATTTATGCTAACGATTTTGCTAATAGTATAGAAGCAGAGGCAGTGTCTACCAGTGATAAGTCTACAGATGGTGTTCATTTTATAACTAAGTTAATAGCTTCATGTGTTTTGTTAATCTTCTATTTTTGGGTTGGTGTTTATGGTTATTATAAGTTAATAATTAAAAAAAGTTTCAAAACTTTTAAGCTTAAAATTTTATATAAAAATTATAAAAATAAATTTCTAATCTATACGGGTATTGCGTTATTGATTGTTAATAGTTTTTATGTGTTTTTTATGAAACTATTTTTTGGTTTATTGTTAACAGGCTTTTTATCAATTTTTGTTTTTGTAGGCTATTTTGTATTATTGAAGTATGCCTTTACCAGAGCGATTCTTATTTTTAAAAGTCTATTTACGGGACAATTAGGTGTTTTTATTTATCTGTTTTATATCCCAACAACGCTATTTTTGTTTGTGGCAGGATTTTTATTTGGTTCTTTACCAATTGTAATGGGTTTCTTTTTTATGCTTAACCTTGTTTTTGGCGAAGATATCAATAGGTTTATGGCTAATGTAGAGTTTATTTACGTGTTATTCTTTTTCATATCTGTTATTATTCTTCTTCATTTTATAGCAGTATATTTTGCTATTTATCAGATTAAAGGCGAGTATAATAAGACTTTTGGGTTTTCATTTTTTAAACGTGATGCTAAGTTGCATGCCGAATTAAATCCGGGATATGCAAGAGGATACTCATCATCTGGATCTTCGAGTTATTCGTCGTCGTCATCGTCATATTCACGATCGTCGTCATCGTCTTCATCGTCTTCAAGTAGTAGTTATTCTGGAGGAGGAGGGCGCTCATCGGGAGGAGGCGCTAGCGGTAGTTGGTAATTTTTGATTTCGGTTTTAAACCAATCGTTTAACTTTTGTAACATTTTATATTAATAGAGACTGATAGAGTAATAATCAATCTTTTTATTCACATATTTGATTCACTTTAAAATTTATAAATCGGTTTCAGAACTTCCTATGGCGTGGGATGGTTTACCGACGGGTGATGTCTTTTTAAAAACACCATTTTTAAAAGCCTTAGCATTATCAGGGCCTGAAAACATAGAAACCAATTACGTGGCTATTTATAAAGACGATATACTGGCAGGAATAACTATT
This portion of the Olleya sp. Bg11-27 genome encodes:
- a CDS encoding glutamine--tRNA ligase/YqeY domain fusion protein; its protein translation is MSEDKKALNFLEQIIEEDLTNGLDQNNLRFRFPPEPNGYLHIGHTKAIGISFGLGEKYNAPVNLRFDDTNPAKEEQEYVDAIKEDISWLGYQWAEERYSSDYFQILFDWAVQLIKDGKAYVDSQSSKAMAEQKGTPTQPGVDGPNRDRSVEENLNLFMRMKNGEFDEGEHILRAKIDMQHPNMLMRDPLMYRILKKAHHRTGDDWCIYPMYDWTHGESDYIEQISHSLCSLEFNPHRELYDWFKEQVYTYGKDTYPMQPKQREFARLNLSYTIMSKRKLLKLVEEGIVNGWDDPRMPTISGLRRRGFTPDSIKKFIDTVGVAKRDNIIDVALLEFCIREDLNKKAPRVMAVLEPLKVVITNYPEDKEEWFEAENNQEDESAGFRKVPFSREIYIEKEDFKEEASSQFFRLKLGGEVRLKNAYIIKADGVVKDADGNVTEVHCTYSDDTERRIKGTLHWVSIKHAVKAEVREYDRLFLDEAPDSHEDKDFMEFINPKSLKIIEAFVEPSLTESKVGEQFQFQRLGYFNVDKDSKAEALVFNKTVGLRDSWAKQKPKTTAQDTQQKQPQQNNRPAIEQIKSYGKKYDRMKPEQQDKAKAEIQALAKEVAYQDLEPLFGTSVKKTGTRVITMITLGVLLANGLDKNQAIEDFINKALEDKNELLVNEAKAIM
- a CDS encoding TPM domain-containing protein, which encodes MLKHLKALIFLFFICIQYTNAQDYPIISDMVTDNGAIFSNEEAELLRQKLVSYEVKSSHEIVVLTIPGLDGDSIENYAYYVFNEEGNNFGKEGIDNGILILISPNDRKVRIEVGDGLEHIITDAFSSRVIREELTPLFKQGRYFEGVDAATSQLIKLIDDPIYANDFANSIEAEAVSTSDKSTDGVHFITKLIASCVLLIFYFWVGVYGYYKLIIKKSFKTFKLKILYKNYKNKFLIYTGIALLIVNSFYVFFMKLFFGLLLTGFLSIFVFVGYFVLLKYAFTRAILIFKSLFTGQLGVFIYLFYIPTTLFLFVAGFLFGSLPIVMGFFFMLNLVFGEDINRFMANVEFIYVLFFFISVIILLHFIAVYFAIYQIKGEYNKTFGFSFFKRDAKLHAELNPGYARGYSSSGSSSYSSSSSSYSRSSSSSSSSSSSSYSGGGGRSSGGGASGSW
- a CDS encoding head GIN domain-containing protein; translated protein: MKNLLLAVFFLSTTFLVAQNPINKNVGDFNEVKIFDLIKVSLVKSDENKVMITGESADDVEIIIKNNLLKVRMKIDRSFDGTKTFVAIHYTDINLIDANEGSKVVGNELITQDSIELRAQEGASIIVGLDVDRVTVRAVSGGIVETRGKAKSQDITLNTGGIYEGRDFETKNTTVKVRAAGEAEVKASNSVDARITAGGTIDIYGNPNTVTKKQTFGGKIRVREN
- a CDS encoding ribose-5-phosphate isomerase, producing the protein MAKTQYHIYVVELSKKVFSQNTKFRIANPQFNGVLECLYVGMTSKTPKERFLQHKTGYINKKGHKLSSNIVEKYGSYLRPSLYNHIGPISTRAEALKMEETLALELRRQRYAVWFN
- the folB gene encoding dihydroneopterin aldolase produces the protein MGIIKVENIRVTAHHGCLKEETAIGSEYLVNLKVKADLQKSTASDNLEDTVDYVFLNKVVVEEMATPSALLEHVAKRILDRIFKEDKLITVATVAVSKINPPIGGDVQMVTIELTEKRKN
- a CDS encoding GldL-related protein, whose product is MNTIQSKTFGLLLRVCISVLLLGALFKIMHWPYGTIVMLLSISGILILYPLRFYFITEKSTMDYVKLALVVLWCLNYLTKVFHLYQLPLFFNIVLLLLFIWWFINEGGTGLSFRNIKIKGVLKLFYIAIVIFAFGCIVLGALFKIQHWPYSNLLFVIGVTLTSILVTVDHFVRA
- a CDS encoding DUF2339 domain-containing protein yields the protein MFEIVIIAVFVFLLIIFNKLKSGFVELQESNKTLNDNIKVLNSKINGLSKLVSQEEYKTPFYEGETDIVAESESEPELEPEVPMYSDPIPEVIEEVIKETESEKVTILSTADTVNSYTAERDIASEYVVSEKEEEEEEEAIVQPPKQAFWERFKEKNPDLEKFIGENLINKLGILILVLGISYFVKFAIDKDWINEPARVGIGVLCGTLVMFIANKLRKNYAAFSSVLVAGAIAIFYFTIAIAFHEYKLFGQEVAFAIMVVITIFSCLVSLSYNRMELAVLALIGGFAVPFMISTGSGNYVVLFTYIIILNIGITLLAFYKKWRLVNTLAFIFTIVLFGGWFIKDNHSESPHYLGTLLFAFAFYLIFVVTNIINNLKTKAVFTKGQLVMLFASTVFFFTVGMVTLNDYHPEFRGLFTTGLALLNLFFAWFLFKKFKLDKVAVYMLIGLTLTFITLAIPIQFQGNYITLFWAAEAVLLMWLAKKSNIGSYRFASVIVHGLSILSLVIDWSQKYHDEAVLNIVFNPIFGTGIFVVATIVFVYFLLKKETVRIPLLQFVFDAVTYRKIALISGVVLLYIVGLFESFFQAVYHIEHWNSALAIPAVYHLLFTAVVAFVLFLSKKEFNLKIANSMACVNIILFVFVFLGLPFLEHTEYIGGESTYQIAFYLHYVMLALTLFFAVLVYRSNKNNVVFSFFKHKAFIWVAAFVLIFMASREVLLHGLKLLLEPIQSQNIAVYSEIAMTTEKIVKTSFPVLWGVLAFIFLILGIKKQIKSIRIIALVLLGITIVKLFTYDINNISETGKIIAFILLGVLILIISFVYQKLRVLVIDDTKDPINEDED
- a CDS encoding LysE family translocator, which gives rise to MFDDILTAIPFGIILSFTVGPVFFVLLETSATKGARSALIFDAGVIFADILFILVAFFSTEKLVGKIENDPNFIIFGGVLLVVYGLISFIKTSRSFRSIVKEYHKVEIQKDYGKLFIKGFLLNFINIGVLLGWLGFIVLANKITTSENGVIVFITTMIVSYFVTDLFKIVAAKRLKNKLTPRLIFKTKKIIALVILGFGILILAQGFFPEEKEKLKERFEQINPL